Genomic segment of Gemmatimonadota bacterium:
CGAAATGGCGTCGTCGATGATGCGCCATCTCCCCCGCCATCAACACGATTTCGGGCTCGACGTGCGCGTCAACATTGCCGTCGCCCGTTCGTGGCGCGCACAAGAGTACGTGGCCGCACAACGCATCCGCACGCGCGCACTGGCCATCTGGGCCAATGCGCTCGCTAATGTGGACGCGATCATCACCCCGACCACCGGTCAGGCCGCGCCGCGCATCAACGAAGCCGCGCTCCCCGACGGCGAATCAGATCTCACCACCACCGTGCAGATCATGCGCTTCGCCTTCGCGTCCAACCTGACGGGACATCCGGCCATCACCGTTCCCGCTGGATATGACAAACAAGGACTCCCTGTCGGACTGCAGGTGATTGGACGTCCGTGGGGTGAACAACTGCTCTTCCGCGTGGCTGCTGCTGCCGAACGCCTCGTCGAACGTCGCGGTCCTCAGCGGTACTATCCGCTCCTCGGCGCCTAACCATGTTCATTGCGGCCCTCGGCTTTGCACTCGTCATCGGCATCCTTCTCGGAATGCTGGGCGGTGGTGGTTCTATTCTCACGGTGCCGGTGCTCATCTACGCGCTCGGATTCGACCCCAAGCTCGCCATCGCCATGAGCCTCCCGATTGTGGGGTTCACGAGTGCCATCGGTGCTTGGCGTCACTGGCGCGCGGGCAACGTCGATGTGCGCCAAGCCTTGCTATTCGGCATCGTGGCAATGACGGGCGCGTATGCCGCGGGCCGCGCCTCTCGTGGCATCGACCCGCGAATCCAACTTGCCATTCTTGGCGTGGCAATGACCGGCGCCGCGATCTCGATGTTGCATTCCGCGTCCAATGACGCTGCTGCGCGCCCGGCGGAGACCAAGAGCTCACCGTGGTTTCTCTACGGAGTCGGACTCGCCGTCGGCGTCCTCACTGGCGTGGTGGGTGTTGGCGGCGGATTCCTTATCGTACCGGCACTCGTCGTTCTCGGCGGCATCCCCATGCGCCAAGCCGTCGGCACTTCGCTGATGGTCATTGCCATGAACTGCGCTGCCGGCTTTGCTGGGCAGGCGGGTCACCAGCCCATCGACTGGCGTTTCGTTGCCACATTCAGCGTGGTAGCCACCGGCGGTATTGTCAGTGGTGCGATGTTGCTCTCGTACGTGAAACAGCAAACACTCAAGCGCGCGTTCGCCGTACTGCTCCTTATGATTGCCGCTCTTATTCTTTGGCAAAACCGCTCCCTTCTCGGTCTCTCATGATCTTTCGACGCTTTTTTGACGCCGGCCTCGCGCAGGCGAGCTATCTCATTGGCTGCGAAAGCACCAAAGACGCCATTGTCATAGATCCCAACCGCGACGTTGAGCAGTACATCGCTGCCGCGGCCGCCGAAAAACTTCACATCCGCTATGTCACCGACACACATATCCATGCGGATTATGTGTCAGGCGCGCGCGAACTCGCCCACCTCACCGGCGCGGCGCTCCATCTGTCGGCAGAGGGTGGCAACGACTGGCAATACGCCTTTGCCGCGCAGGATGGTGTCGCGCTGCTCCACGACGGCGACGTCCTCCGTATTGGACGCATTCGCGTGGATGTCCTACACACGCCGGGACACACGCCTGAACATCTTGCCTTTTTGGTGACGGATGAAGCGATGAGCGATCGCCCCGTGGGGATTGTGAGTGGCGATTTCGTATTTGTTGGCGATGTCGGACGCCCCGACTTGCTCGAACGCGCGGCCAACTTCGCCGATACCATGCGGGACTCCGCACGGGTCCTCCATCGATCGCTCGAACGTTTCCGCGCGCTCCCCGACTATCTCCAACTCTGGCCTGGCCACGGCGCCGGCTCGGCGTGCGGCAAGGCGCTTGGCGCGATGCCGCAATCCACCATTGGGTACGAAAAAATCGCAAACTGGGCCCTCGCCCCACGGAGCGAAGAGGCATTCGTCGAAGAAGTACTCGCCGGCCAGCCCGAGCCCCCGACGTATTTCGCCGATATGAAGCGCATCAATCGCGATGGTGCGCCCATGCTGAACGGCTTGCCGCACCCACCGATGCTTGATGGCGCCGTGCTTGCCGATACACTCGCCAGCGGCACGCTGGTCATCGACACGCGGAGCACCGATGCCTACGCCGCAGGGTTTGTCCCCGGCACACTGAACGTCCCGCTCAGCAAAGCGTTCTCGACCTACGCTGGGTGGTTCGTGCCCTACGATACGCCCGTCTGTTTCATCGCGGACTCCAGCGCCGACGCCGATCTCGCCGCCCGCGAGCTCGCGATGATCGGCCTCGATCACTTCGCGGGGTGGTTCCCGGCGAGCGCCGTCGGCGACTGGGCCACCGGCGGCCGCACCCTCGGAGAGGTGGAGCAGCGACACGTTAGCGACATCACACTGCCGATCAGTAACGACGTCGTCGTGATCGATGTGCGCAATCGCTCGGAGTGGGAACACGGCCATATCCCCGGCGCCATCCATATACCGATGGGCCACCTACCGCGTCGACTCGCCGAAATTCCGCGCGGACGGCCGATCGTTGTGCACTGCCAAGGCGGATCCCGTTCGGCGATCGGCTCAAGTGTCCTTCTCCGGAGCGGCATCGATGATGTGCACAACCTGCGCGGCGGTTTCGCGGAGTGGGAACGGCAGGGGAAACCCATCGTTCTCGACTAGCACTCGGTCACATTGTCCGACTGCTCTATCACAAAGTGTTCAGATTCGTCATGTCACTGCCGATATTCTGATGCGGAGGTCTCCATTTGGCCTCTCTATCGCGGTCCCCAGGAAGGTGGGCCGTATGTAGTGCATTCGCTGGACACGGAGATGGAGCGTCATGGACGACAGGCACCACGCACTCGACGCGGCAACGCGTCAGGTGTTCACCGGCATCACACGCTACACGTGGATCGCGTTCGTCGCGCTCCTCGCGATTAGCGCGGCAGAGCTGGCGGTGTTTGCCTCGCATCGGCAGTCGCGCACCTTCGCGCTTCGGAGCCGTGATGCGGTACGACTAGCCCGAACGGCTGAACTCGCCGCCGCCGATCGTGACGCCAATCTTCGGCTGTACCTCCTGTCGCACCAGAAGGCACTCCTCGCGCGCGAAGATACCGACCGCATCACGTTACAGAGCTCGCTCGACTCGCTCGAACTCATGACCGCTGGTCAGACGGCCCAACAGCGGCGCGTGCGCGACATCGCGCGTTCGTTGGCCGCGTGGGAGAGCGGGTTCGCCGAACCGGTCCGCACAGGACAGCCGCTCAACGCCGCGGCCAGCACGGTGCTTTTCCAGCCGGTTCGACAACGCCTCGCTGACCTCGTGGCCATCGAAGAAGAGGCGTTCGACGTGCACGTACTGCGAGACGAGTCGTCGGCCGGCATGGGTGCGGCAATCATGCTACTCCCCCTTCTCGCGCTCGCCATCATCGTCGTAGCCCTCGGCCGAAACGTGCGAGCACAAGCGCTGGAACTCCTCGATCAGCATCAGCAGGTGCGATTGCAGTCCGGTGAACTCGAAACGCAGGTAGCCCGTCTCAAAAAAGCAAACCGCGAACAAGCCTTTGCCGTGGCCGCCGCGGAGGATGCCCGCGAGCAAGCGCGACACGACGCCCTCGAGCGCTCGCGCGCCACGGCCATGCTCGACGCAGCACTCGCCAGCGCCCCGATGGGCTTTGCCTTTGTAGATCGGAATCAGCGCTACGTCACCGTGAACCGCGCACTCGCCGCCCTGCGTGGCGTGAATCCGGAGTCGCTGATGGGGTGTGCGGTCGCCGACGCCCTTCCTCCGGAGTTGGCCACGGCGGTGTCCGAACAAATCGCCGAGGTGCTCGAAACGCTCCGTCCACACCTCAACGTGCGCGTCGAATCACCGCCGGTCGGCGGCCATCGCCTGTCCTGGATCGTGAGCTGCTATCCCGTGCTCGCTAGCGGCGATGATCTCCGAGGCGTGGGAGTCATGATCGTGGACATCACCGATCGTGCCGAACTCGAAGAACAGATCCGGCAGTCGCAGAAGATGGAGGCCGTTGGTCGCCTCGCCGGCGGTGTGGCGCACGACTTCAATAACCTCCTCACCGTCATTCGGAGTTACGGCGATCTCGTATTACTCGAGACCGCAGAATCCGATCCGCGGCACGAGGATCTCCTTGAGATCCGGAGCGCGGCCGATCGCGCTGCCACGCTTGCGCGGCAGCTTCTCGCCTTCAGCCGCAAGCAGGTGCTCATTCCAAAAATTCTCGATCTCAATGAAATCGTCACCGGCCTCGAATCCATGGTCAGTCGATTGCTGCCCGAGGCCGTCCGGCGAGAACTCCGCCTCGGCACCGACCTCTATCGCATCAAGGTCGATCCCGGGCACATGGAGCAGGTGCTTCTCAACCTCGTGATCAATGCCGCCGACGCCATGCCTAAGGGCGGGCAGCTCACGGTGGCCACGACGAACATCGTCCTCGATGCGGAAGAAGCGGCGCGCGCACCCGACGCGGCGGCGGGCGAGTATGTACTCGTATCCGTCAGCGATACCGGTACCGGAATGGATGACGCAACACTCCACCGAATCTTCGAACCGTTCTTCACCACCAAACCGACGGGCAAAGGCACCGGACTCGGCCTCAGTACGGTGTATGGCATCGTCAAGCAGGCGGGTGGATTCATACGGGTCACGAGCGTCGTCGGTCAGGGCACGACCTTCCGCGTCTACTTCCCGCGCACCCGCGATCTCCCCGCACGCCCAGCACGGAGCCGCGAACCCGGCGCACCCGTGGAGTACGCCACCGTGCTCATCGTCGAAGACGAAACGGGCGTCCGCTCCACACTGTCGCGCATTCTGCAACGCACCGGCTACGCCACGCTCGAAGCGGCCCACGGTGGCGCCGCGATGCGACTGGCCAAGGAACACCCGCAGCGCATCGACCTCGTCATCAGCGACCTGATGATGCCGGGGATGAATGGTCAGGAGTTCATTGAACGATTCTCCGGGCTGCATCCGGAGTCCCAGGTGTTGTTCATGTCGGGCTTCACGGACGACGAGGTCCTGAGCAAGGGACTCTCGAAACAGAAGAATTTCATTGAGAAGCCGTTCACCGTTGAACAAATCACGAGCAAAGTGCGTGACGCACTTGAGAGGACATAGCATGCAGATCAGCGAGTTCGCCTCCACCCGCGTGCTCATCGTCGACGACCAGGAACATGTGCGTCGCTGGGTTCGCTCCGTACTCAAAGGCGCCGGTATCACCGACGTCACCGAGGCCACCGACGGCAAGGGCGCCTTCGACATCGTCACCCGAAAGGATGAACGCTTCGACCTCATTCTCTGCGACCTCCGGATGCCCGGCCGCGACGGAATCGAGACGATCCGCAGCCTCTCACCGCTGCATCTCGATACGGCCATCGCCATCATGAGTATCGAAGAAGAGCGCGTCATCGAAACCGCCGGTATCCTCGCCGAAGTGCAGGGGCTACACCTGCTCGGTACCGTCTCCAAACCCCTCACGGCCGCCAAACTCACCCCGCTCCTTGAGCGGATGCGTGAGCACGAAACGCAGCGCCGGTCGCCAGCAGCGGCGGCCACCGTGATCGAACCAGCCCTTGAGCATGAGCTGCGCTCGGCCTTCGAGCTCGGCGAGCTGACGATGGCCTATCAACCCAAGATCCGGATGCTCACCGGTGAATTCGCCGGCGTTGAGGCGCTCGTGCGCTGGAATCACCCGCAACGCGGGTTGCTCAGTCCGGCGTTCTTTGTGCCGGCCCTTGAAGCCTCCGATGAGTTCTCCCCTTGGCTCACCGACTTTGTACTCGAACACGCCATCAGCACGGCGGGACGTTGGCGACAGTCCGGGCGCGAACTTCCAGTGGCGATCAATCTGTCGGTGCGGGCCTTCGACCAGCTCGACCTCCCCGAACGCGTCGAACTCTACGCCCGCGATGCCGGTGTCCCCGCCGAGTGGATCACACTCGAAATCACCGAAACGCAGGTAGAACGCGACGAAATTCGCCTGCTCGACGTCGCCACCCGTCTCCGGCTCAAGGGCTTCAATCTCTCGATCGATGACTTCGGCACGGGGCAGTCCGGGCTCTCCAAGCTGCACCGGCTCCCCTTCAATGAGCTAAAAATCGACCGCCAGTTCGTCCACGGCGCTTCGCATTCAAGCACACAGCGCTCAGTGGTCGAGGCAAGCCTGGCTCTCGCGCGCAGCTTGCGCATGACGGCCGTCGCCGAGGGAATTCAGCAGCGCCCAGACTGGGATCTGCTGGTCGGGCTTGGCTGTGAGGTCATGCAGGGGTTCTTCGTCGCGAGGCCGATGTCCGAGGAGGGACTCACCGCGTGGACGGCGCACTGGAAGAGCACTGCGGGTGAGCGGCTGCAGTGATTGAGTCACAAGACGTTCGAAACCTCTTGCGACAAAATCGAAAGGCCGAGCGACTCGTGAGAGCGCTCGGCCTTTCGTCCTTCTGTCGTCCCACTGCGCCCGGACGCGTCGCAGGCCGACGCCAAGACGATACAACAATCAGTGGTCAATGCGCAATAGTGAATGCACAATTTCGCGACACCAATATTTCGCGGCAACACCAGGCGCGGCACCACGCGGCACCACGCGTTGACGCGCGACGATGCGTTGGGACGCGCTACGACGAAAGATTCGCCGTCACATTCGTCATCGCGCCGCCATTCACGACGCGCGTATAGCCGAGTCGCTGCAGCGTCTCACGCGCTGCCGCAGAACGTCCGCCACTCGCGCAGTACACCAAGATGCGCGCATTGCGCGCAATTTCGGTGCGCGCCGGCAACGTCTCGTGAATGCCGTCCACCGGCATACACACCGCGCCCGGCACATGCCCGAGCCAAAACTCAAGCTTCGAACGAACATCAATGATGTGATCAATCGGCTGCTGCTGAAACGACGGCATGCGATCCTCAGAGGAAAAAGTCTATATGTGAATGTATAGTTATATAGTATTTATGCAAGCCACCACCCGAAACACGCCTTCTATATGTAGCTTTGTGGCATGCGACGAACGGCACCCGCCGCGGAGCCCACGCTCCTCCACGAATTCTTCATCCGCGCCGCCGCGCGATGGCCGCAACACGTCGCCATCGACATCCCCTCCGGCGCGCTCCGCCCGGTCCGGCATCGCACCACGTACCAAGAGCTCGACCGCCAGTCCGACGCCATCGCCCACCGCATCGCACCGGCCGTCACCGGCGAATCCGTGGTCGCCGTCCTCCTCCCACGTTCCTCCTCCCACGTCTACGCCGCCCAACTGGGCGTGATGAAAGCGGGCGCCGCGTATACCTGCTGCGACCTCGCCTTCCCCGACGAACGACTCCGCGACATTCTCGCCGACGCCAACCCCGTCGCCGTCCTCACCGACGCCGGCGGTCGCACCCGCGCTATCAATGCGGGCATTCCTGCCGATCGCATCGTCAACGTTGTCGAACTGCTCCACGCCAACCCCAATCCACCGGCCTTCACCTCACCGGCCTGGCTCACCGAACGCAATCTCGCCTACGTCATCTACACGTCGGGAACCACCGGACGCCCCAAAGGGGTGATGATCGAGCACCAGAGCGTCGTGAACCTCGTCGGCTCCGACATCCCGTACTTCCAGCTCTCCGAACGTGACCGGTGCGTGCAATGCTCCTCGCCGGCCTACGATTCCTCCGTCGAAGAGACCTGGATCGCCTTCGCCGTCGGCGCCACCCTCGTTGTCATGGACGAACACGACGCGCGACTCGGCCCCGACATCGTCCCCTGGCTCCGGCGCGAACGCATCACCTTCTTCTGCCCGCCCCCCACACTCCTCCGCGCCTCCGGCTGCAACGATCCCGCCGCCGCGCTCCCCGAACTCAAGTACGTCTACGTCGGCGGCGAAGCACTGCCGCAGGATCTCTCCGATCGCTGGGCCGGTGCCTGCGCCCTCGTGAATGGCTACGGCCCCACCGAATGCACCGTCACCGTCACACGCGTGCAAATGCGCGTCGGGCAACCGGTCACCATCGGCTCCCCAATCCAGAATGTGAACGCCTGGATCGTCGACGATGCGCTCGCCCCA
This window contains:
- a CDS encoding sulfite exporter TauE/SafE family protein, with the protein product MFIAALGFALVIGILLGMLGGGGSILTVPVLIYALGFDPKLAIAMSLPIVGFTSAIGAWRHWRAGNVDVRQALLFGIVAMTGAYAAGRASRGIDPRIQLAILGVAMTGAAISMLHSASNDAAARPAETKSSPWFLYGVGLAVGVLTGVVGVGGGFLIVPALVVLGGIPMRQAVGTSLMVIAMNCAAGFAGQAGHQPIDWRFVATFSVVATGGIVSGAMLLSYVKQQTLKRAFAVLLLMIAALILWQNRSLLGLS
- a CDS encoding MBL fold metallo-hydrolase; protein product: MIFRRFFDAGLAQASYLIGCESTKDAIVIDPNRDVEQYIAAAAAEKLHIRYVTDTHIHADYVSGARELAHLTGAALHLSAEGGNDWQYAFAAQDGVALLHDGDVLRIGRIRVDVLHTPGHTPEHLAFLVTDEAMSDRPVGIVSGDFVFVGDVGRPDLLERAANFADTMRDSARVLHRSLERFRALPDYLQLWPGHGAGSACGKALGAMPQSTIGYEKIANWALAPRSEEAFVEEVLAGQPEPPTYFADMKRINRDGAPMLNGLPHPPMLDGAVLADTLASGTLVIDTRSTDAYAAGFVPGTLNVPLSKAFSTYAGWFVPYDTPVCFIADSSADADLAARELAMIGLDHFAGWFPASAVGDWATGGRTLGEVEQRHVSDITLPISNDVVVIDVRNRSEWEHGHIPGAIHIPMGHLPRRLAEIPRGRPIVVHCQGGSRSAIGSSVLLRSGIDDVHNLRGGFAEWERQGKPIVLD
- a CDS encoding ATP-binding protein; this translates as MDDRHHALDAATRQVFTGITRYTWIAFVALLAISAAELAVFASHRQSRTFALRSRDAVRLARTAELAAADRDANLRLYLLSHQKALLAREDTDRITLQSSLDSLELMTAGQTAQQRRVRDIARSLAAWESGFAEPVRTGQPLNAAASTVLFQPVRQRLADLVAIEEEAFDVHVLRDESSAGMGAAIMLLPLLALAIIVVALGRNVRAQALELLDQHQQVRLQSGELETQVARLKKANREQAFAVAAAEDAREQARHDALERSRATAMLDAALASAPMGFAFVDRNQRYVTVNRALAALRGVNPESLMGCAVADALPPELATAVSEQIAEVLETLRPHLNVRVESPPVGGHRLSWIVSCYPVLASGDDLRGVGVMIVDITDRAELEEQIRQSQKMEAVGRLAGGVAHDFNNLLTVIRSYGDLVLLETAESDPRHEDLLEIRSAADRAATLARQLLAFSRKQVLIPKILDLNEIVTGLESMVSRLLPEAVRRELRLGTDLYRIKVDPGHMEQVLLNLVINAADAMPKGGQLTVATTNIVLDAEEAARAPDAAAGEYVLVSVSDTGTGMDDATLHRIFEPFFTTKPTGKGTGLGLSTVYGIVKQAGGFIRVTSVVGQGTTFRVYFPRTRDLPARPARSREPGAPVEYATVLIVEDETGVRSTLSRILQRTGYATLEAAHGGAAMRLAKEHPQRIDLVISDLMMPGMNGQEFIERFSGLHPESQVLFMSGFTDDEVLSKGLSKQKNFIEKPFTVEQITSKVRDALERT
- a CDS encoding EAL domain-containing response regulator, which encodes MQISEFASTRVLIVDDQEHVRRWVRSVLKGAGITDVTEATDGKGAFDIVTRKDERFDLILCDLRMPGRDGIETIRSLSPLHLDTAIAIMSIEEERVIETAGILAEVQGLHLLGTVSKPLTAAKLTPLLERMREHETQRRSPAAAATVIEPALEHELRSAFELGELTMAYQPKIRMLTGEFAGVEALVRWNHPQRGLLSPAFFVPALEASDEFSPWLTDFVLEHAISTAGRWRQSGRELPVAINLSVRAFDQLDLPERVELYARDAGVPAEWITLEITETQVERDEIRLLDVATRLRLKGFNLSIDDFGTGQSGLSKLHRLPFNELKIDRQFVHGASHSSTQRSVVEASLALARSLRMTAVAEGIQQRPDWDLLVGLGCEVMQGFFVARPMSEEGLTAWTAHWKSTAGERLQ
- a CDS encoding rhodanese-like domain-containing protein; the protein is MPSFQQQPIDHIIDVRSKLEFWLGHVPGAVCMPVDGIHETLPARTEIARNARILVYCASGGRSAAARETLQRLGYTRVVNGGAMTNVTANLSS